In Pochonia chlamydosporia 170 chromosome 3, whole genome shotgun sequence, the following are encoded in one genomic region:
- a CDS encoding kelch-domain-containing protein (similar to Coccidioides immitis RS XP_001248050.1) encodes MAFLFKSKKSQDRALSSRDGNSGSQGSIQSTSSRLARDEKNAAQRATPTGSLNSVDEIGTGSPEQARRGGSLEQVQPSDLALRNAPPVSNANAALYPWSQRRLTYTPNHPTPFPRYGAAVNATASKEGDIYMMGGLINSSTVKGDLWMIEAGGNLACYPLATTAEGPGPRVGHASLLVGNAFIVYGGDTKIEESDVLDETLYLLNTSTRHWSRALPAGPRPSGRYGHSLNILGSKIYIFGGQVEGYFMNDLSAFDLNQLQSPTNRWEILLPGDTSPKTPAARTNHSVVTFNDKMYLFGGTNGFQWFNDVWCYDPAVNKWAQLDCIGYIPAPREGHAAALVDDVMYVFGGRTEEGTDLGDLAAFRISSRRWYTFQNMGPSPSARSGHSMTNVGKSIVVLGGEPSSATTTINDLGIMYVLDTTKIRYPNDNSQQGAQRATQGTRRPSTGETATAPGARQLPPSSNPQDARKPGNAPVTVASAIPTAPVNKPTNGYTSPPPGSVEQQNPGAPSAPPPGAPSSKLPRAAVTPSPAGPPPQGPTPAKPTVDAAIVGRARGASADRAGTSGSPQTTTAPQVAAITGEVEPTAVNGRRTPTQAPPVASVTRTGSKKESSAGDAGKTNQRGHRQLQGSVDTATESGARAIRPSSPPPPTRQPSNPLSRRSSGRNSQTVALLKELDSSRNRNAWYASELELARKAGYVSAATMGPLDAKAAETFDDEDRPLIEALLAMRTELANVQSAVDKQAVVAAKQIAEAEKQRDAAIQEAVYAKAKLAAYTGGSSSSTPQLDGDRDEPADRSGEMGKKLAAALHLHKDLKHQVETLRSELVAEKNARQLADETTSTAQKRMADLESYKQQTSTEVERLKAELHLVQREAREQSVSCAEAVAALEMIKVERSEFESKYNEAVGSSKNHDETFESLRSAIAASQDARSHLEKKLEEERGAREKIEEKLNKLKLEHEARTTELVASTQRLRDAEELVEKHSNEARTHREALLSGLGKITTRDLANGGNGDNERAVALQKQVATANELVKKYQQEADAAADKLRSAEERIAGLEQYQEQSSREGVAIRRQLQSALRETQGLQAGHTDLKNKLAAQQLETNAMTVQHNALKDILAERGISPTGAVRSRGLTSPRTNSPEQTRMRDLEVQLANAAAAHEESRQQFASQQQESEMAYREKLQQLESDYQSAVHYVKGTEKMLKQLKDQLSRYKTENGRLKLEMEELEGRLEGEGERSGSAPADWQGERDLLQQRVGVLESELKSSGSKLQQSLEAMKKELADSKKQRDEALNGLDLHKKDLEQLQSENSLLEQRASDAEQKVALLLDQVEHSVDNYRRRSRQIPNLAAESTNGMGLGHTRNESSENESVYGGNSLDARNSAALDNLASELETLRSHWEATNKNYRLSTNFDFDTPAVSKKADEGPTNVGLSESLADWRKRLDTEDQHAGSDKA; translated from the exons ATGGCGTTCctcttcaagtccaagaagaGCCAGGATCGCGCATTGTCAAGTCGCGACGGCAACTCTGGCTCGCAGGGATCCATCCAGAGCACCAGTTCTCGCTTGGCCCGCGATGAGAAGAATGCTGCACAACGAGCTACACCCACGGGAAGCTTAAATTCCGTCGACGAAATTGGCACGGGCAGCCCAGAGCAAGCTcgccgaggaggaagctTAGAGCAGGTGCAGCCCTCAGATCTAGCC CTACGAAATGCACCGCCAGTCTCGAATGCCAATGCTGCTCTATATCCGTGGTCGCAAAGGCGGCTAACATATACCCCAAACCACCCGACCCCTTTCCCGCGATATGGCGCTGCCGTAAATGCAACAGCGTCTAAAGAAGGTGACATATACATGATGGGTGGCCTGATTAACAGTTCCACCGTCAAAGGAGACTTGTGGATGATTGAAGCAGGAGGCAATCTAGCCTGCTACCCCCTGGCGACCACAGCTGAAGGTCCCGGTCCCAGGGTCGGTCACGCGAGTTTACTGGTCGGCAATGCTTTTATTGTGTATGGTGGCGATACCAAGATTGAGGAATCTGACGTTTTGGATGAGACGCTTTATTTGCTTAATACAT CAACGAGACACTGGTCTCGCGCCTTGCCAGCTGGTCCCCGGCCTTCAGGGCGATATGGCCACTCGCTCAATATCTTGGGTTCCAAGATTTATATTTTTGGAGGTCAGGTTGAAGGTTACTTCATGAACGACTTGTCTGCCTTTGATCTCAATCAGTTGCAATCCCCCACCAATAGATGGGAAATCCTCTTGCCCGGAGATACGTCCCCAAAGACACCGGCGGCCCGTACAAACCACTCCGTGGTCACTTTCAATGACAAAATGTACCT ATTTGGTGGAACAAACGGCTTCCAGTGGTTTAACGACGTGTGGTGCTACGATCCAGCTGTGAACAAATGGGCCCAGCTGGACTGCATCGGCTATATTCCTGCACCTCGAGAGGGACACGCTGCGGCTCTGGTGGACGATGTCATGTATGTGTTTGGTGGTCGCACGGAAGAGGGAACCGACTTGGGGGATCTCGCCGCCTTCAGAATATCGTCGCGTCGATGGTACACCTTCCAAAACATGGGGCCATCCCCATCTGCTCGATCGGGTCACAGTATGACCAATGTGGGCAAGTCCATTGTCGTTCTGGGCGGCGAGCCAAGCTCAGCTACCACTACCATCAACGACTTGGGCATCATGTATGTTCTGGATACGACTAAGATTCGATATCCCAACGATAATAGTCAGCAAGGTGCCCAGAGAGCGACCCAAGGAACGAGGCGACCAAGCACCGGCGAAACAGCAACTGCTCCCGGCGCTCGACAACTACCTCCGTCTTCCAATCCCCAAGACGCACGAAAACCGGGCAATGCACCCGTAACCGTGGCCAGTGCAATTCCAACCGCGCCCGTCAACAAACCGACCAACGGGTatacttcaccaccacccggAAGCGTAGAACAACAGAATCCCGGCGCTCCATccgctcctcctccaggcGCTCCTTCGTCCAAACTTCCCAGGGCCGCTGTAACGCCCAGCCCTGCTGGTCCGCCCCCTCAAGGGCCGACGCCTGCTAAGCCTACAGTTGATGCTGCTATTGTTGGACGAGCCCGAGGAGCTTCTGCAGATCGTGCTGGAACATCTGGCTCTCCGCAGACGACAACAGCGCCACAGGTCGCTGCTATCACAGGAGAAGTTGAACCGACAGCTGTTAATGGGCGACGAACGCCAACGCAAGCACCCCCAGTTGCATCGGTGACACGAACCGGATCCAAGAAGGAGTCTTCAGCTGGCGATGCAGGCAAAACCAATCAGAGAGGTCACCGCCAGCTTCAAGGTTCCGTTGATACTGCCACCGAATCTGGCGCTCGGGCTATTCGGCCCTCATCACCGCCCCCCCCTACAAGACAACCGAGCAATCCTCTTTCCCGACGGTCCTCCGGTAGAAACTCCCAAACGGTTGCATTGCTCAAAGAATTGGATTCATCACGAAACAGAAACGCCTGGTATGCTTCCGAGCTGGAGTTGGCGCGAAAGGCTGGCTATGTATCAGCCGCTACCATGGGTCCTCTTgatgccaaggctgctgaaaCTTTTGACGACGAGGATCGGCCACTCATCGAAGCCCTACTGGCTATGAGAACAGAACTTGCCAATGTGCAAAGCGCAGTCGACAAGCAAGCGGTCGTGGCCGCGAAACAAATCGCCGAGGCCGAGAAACAACGAGACGCAGCCATTCAGGAAGCCGTCtatgccaaagccaaactgGCCGCATATACTGGTGGCAGCTCGTCCAGCACTCCTCAGTTGGATGGCGACCGAGATGAACCGGCGGACCGATCTGGCGAGATGGGCAAGAAACTTGCGGCGGCACTCCACCTTCACAAGGACCTGAAGCATCAGGTAGAGACTCTGCGGTCTGAATTGGTGGCCGAGAAAAATGCCCGCCAGTTGGCTGACGAAACTACATCTACAGCTCAGAAACGTATGGCTGATTTGGAGAGCTACAAGCAACAGACATCTACAGAAGTTGAACGACTCAAGGCAGAATTACATCTCGTGCAACGTGAAGCTCGTGAGCAGTCTGTCTCCTGCGCCGAGGCCGTAGCTGCCTTGGAGATGATCAAGGTGGAAAGGAGCGAGTTTGAATCGAAATACAACGAGGCTGTCGGCTCATCAAAGAACCATGATGAAACATTCGAATCCTTGAGGAGCGCTATCGCCGCCTCCCAGGATGCTAGATCGCAcctggagaagaagcttgaagaagaacgGGGAGCCCGCGAAAAGATTGAGGAAaagctcaacaagctcaaatTGGAGCATGAGGCTAGGACGACGGAACTCGTTGCATCAACGCAGCGATTGCGTGATGCGGAAGAGCTGGTTGAGAAGCACTCCAACGAAGCACGAACTCATCGGGAGGCTCTGTTATCTGGCCTCGGCAAGATTACAACCAGAGACTTGGCAAACGGAggcaatggcgacaatgagCGTGCTGTCGCACTGCAGAAACAAGTTGCTACCGCCAATGAACTTGTCAAGAAGTATCAACAAGAGGCCGACGCTGCAGCCGACAAGCTGCGTAGTGCCGAAGAGCGAATCGCAGGCTTGGAGCAGTACCAGGAGCAATCAAGTAGGGAAGGTGTTGCAATAAGAAGACAACTGCAGTCTGCCTTGAGGGAAACGCAGGGCCTGCAGGCCGGCCATACCGATCTTAAGAACAAGCTTGCGGCGCAACAGCTCGAAACCAATGCAATGACTGTTCAGCACAACGCTCTTAAAGATATTTTGGCGGAACGAGGCATCAGCCCTACTGGTGCTGTACGCAGCCGTGGCCTGACGAGCCCCCGAACCAACTCTCCGGAGCAAACTCGCATGCGAGACTTGGAGGTCCAGCTtgccaacgccgccgccgcgcACGAAGAGAGCAGACAGCAATTCGCATCTCAGCAACAGGAGTCTGAGATGGCATACCGCGAaaaacttcaacaactcgaGAGCGACTACCAGTCAGCTGTGCATTATGTGAAGGGAACCGAAAAGATGCTTAAGCAACTTAAAGACCAACTATCTCGTTACAAGACTGAGAATGGACGCCTCAAGCTCGAAATGGAAGAGCTCGAAGGTCGGCTTGAGGGTGAGGGAGAACGATCAGGATCCGCCCCAGCAGACTGGCAAGGGGAACGAGACCTTCTCCAGCAGAGAGTCGGAGTCCTCGAATCTGAGCTCAAGTCCTCAGGGTccaagctgcagcagagcCTCgaggcgatgaagaaggaaCTGGCcgacagcaagaagcagcGTGACGAAGCTCTCAATGGCCTTGACCTGCACAAGAAGGATTTAGAGCAACTTCAATCCGAAAACTCACTTCTTGAACAGCGTGCCAGTGACGCTGAACAAAAGGTGGCGCTGCTACTAGACCAGGTTGAGCACTCAGTTGATAACTATCGACGTCGCAGCCGGCAAATTCCCAACCTGGCTGCGGAAAGCACGAACGGCATGGGCCTAGGCCACACCCGAAACGAGAGCTCCGAGAACGAGAGTGTGTATGGAGGCAACAGTCTGGACGCCAGAAACAGTGCGGCGCTCGATAACCTTGCCAGCGAGCTCGAGACTCTGCGAAGCCACTGGGAAGCTACTAACAAGAACTACCGGCTGAGCAccaactttgactttgacacTCCAGCCGTCAGCAAAAAGGCAGATGAGGGCCCAACGAATGTTGGACTTAGTGAAAGCCTCGCCGATTGGAGAAAGAGACTCGACACTGAAGACCAGCATGCTGGCAGTGACAAGGCTTAG